CTACTATTTGTTTCAGAATCTTCCACATGCCTTCTGGCAAAAGTTGGCCAAAATATCACGTGATATTTTTCAGCAGTGTCTCTCTCGTTTCCGTTTCTGTAAAATTGGTGAAGCACCAGGAAAACAGTTTTTGTGCACATTGTCTTCCACCTCAACCATGAGCCCTGAAGCTCCAACACGGCTGCCACAGGTCTGCTGGTAGCCTCACTAATGCTTTTATCACTCAGATGTTCAGTTACTAAAGTCAGCCTACTGAAGACAGATTTAAACAGAGCCATAACTGGTTCTTCTCTGGTCTGTAGATTCTAAAATGTTGGTTTCGACTGTTTATATGATAAAAGGATAAAAGTTAATGttgttaaaaacactgacaacgATATCTCTGTTTTGATCTGTTAgtatttttcacattcagtttcAACTGGTTTAAGCAGCTGGGGCAAACTGACAATACTTTCTTGACAAAATAACCAACCATGCAGATCAAACTCAACAAAACGGGGGGGtctaatttaaaatattcaaaacataTTACCCCTGGGTATTAATATGCCAAATCACCTTTTTCAGTTTTAGAGAAGTGAAACCATATTGGACCCAGTTTGCTGATTCTACATGCTAGCAGTTtcagaatgtgtgtatgtgatgtgatgtgtgaaatgtgtgtaagtgtgtgtgtgtgtgttaataaatTTCCTGCTCAAGTATTACCAATAATTCACAACtggaaaacataaaacatcatTAATATTGTTAAGCAGTACGGTTGAGTATAGGCATCTAACTTGTGTTTAACTTCTGAGAAACAAAACTAACTTGTTACTTTACCTCacactttttttaaacacttacTCTACATGAACTATGTTTAACAGGAAATACaacagctttgtgtcaaatgttGACTGTactctgtatgtgtgcaaaATAATAATCCACTTGAACATCAGGttaatgcataaaaaaaacaaaacaataaatcaattatgaatataaataaactgGCAACATCTTAGTGTCTAACATTATGTGAAACCATGGAAATGCACTGCACTACCATAAAGAATATTTGAACATTTGCAAGGATAattacagaaaaatacagacaggTTTGCTTTACCTGGATGTTCTTCTCACAGTCAGTCTGCTGGTGTAAGGCCAGCTCACTCTCCAGGACAAACTTTTTCCCACATTTGTCGCAAATCTGCATTCGCCTGTGTGTGACGTTCATGTGCTTCTCCAGGTACCAGCGCGTGTTGAACACTCGAGGGCACTTTTCACATGCcagcatctccttctcctccacctccgctTTCCCTCCTGTCGCTGTGGTCGTGGAACCGGCAGACGACGGGGCCGACCTGGTTGATCTGCGCATGCTCTTTGGAGGCTCCATGCGCTTCCGTCGCCCCCTGGTGGTCATTCCAGCTGTGGCAGTGCTCAGAGCTGTTCTGAGGCTTTTCCTCCGCGGCTGACTGGGAGCTGCTGTGCTACTGGCACCCCGACGGGCCCTCTTTGACCTCGTTCTTCGGCTTTCGatctcatcttcctcatcatcttcctcctcttcctcgtcagggctgtcctcctcctcctcctcttcttcctcatcgtCATCGTCGTCGTCGTCATCACTGCCAGCTCTCTCGGAGTCCTCTGCTGTGGTTCCAGTTTTGTTGTCACCCTTGGACACATGAAGAGTCTGGTTGTTCAGGTTAACCTCAACAATGATCTGCTCACGCTTGAAGCCCTCCTCCTCGCCATCCTCATCCTcgccctcttcctcctcatcgtTGTCGTCGTCTTCAGAGTCGTCAGAGGTGCCGTTGTTGCCAGTCTGGGACCCCTGCATCCCCACCTCCTGtcctgctcctccctctctgaAATACTGCTGATGTTGCTGCGGAGTCACATGTTGTGTGGGCAACTGACCAATGTTCTGATCTCCCATGGATGTCTTGGCTGCCATTTTATTGTCCACTAACACAGAATAAGGCTTGCCACCAACCTCCCTCTTGTAAAGCTTGCCTGTCAGGTCCAGATCTGGGTTAGGGGAGTGAAAATAGGACTGGGACACTGGCGCCCTGCGTCCTTCCTCCTGTGACATCCCGCCAAGGCTAGGGACGGAAACCTCTTCCTTGAGGCTCTGGCAGGATTTCATGAAGAGGGGGAGGGAATGGAGGGATGGAGTTGGTAGGGCCACAAGGAAATGCAAAAGAATTACTGCTATGATGCCTTGTTAGACTAGCGGAGGGGCAGGGGACGCCACACCAATCCCCCACCTTCCTTCTGCtgaggagacaggaaggaggggaTGAGGTGAGAGACAGTCAACCTGATTCAAAGAGAGCATCCATACTGTCCAAGGCAGGGAATGCAGTTGGAAAGACATACAATCTGTTCCAAGTGTTGTTTCATATGCTTAAAGATTAGACTGCAAAATTAAAGGCTCAGGGTCTTTGATGCTTAACATTTGAAGCAAAATTCCTCTCCAGTTATTACGCGAGGTGTAGGCAGGTTCGAGACTCAGTTTCTCTGAAGACTGCTGCTCTGCAGGGTGCCAGTATCTTCAAATTGCAGAGCAGGTAAAGACGAGCTGAATACCAGACATGGAACTGCTGTAAGGACTTCTGTGTCTTGCTTGAAGAGCCATTTACAGTGCATTACCTGTGAGATAAGGCAAACAGGGTGGAATATACATGAGATTAGAAAAGGTTTTCTTCCGCTGTCTAGTGTCACTAGAGCATCTGTGAACTGAAACTACAGCCATATTGTCAAGTTTTTCCACGACGACAGCAGCCTTTGCCCacaaatgtttcagtgttgtgtgtagGAGTAGAAACCACAGCCTTCACAAATGAATGTGAGAGAATTCGACTTCAAAATACACGAGCAGTCTAAATATTTCCAGACCACAAGTGAAACACCTCACTATAAAACATTACTGCTTATCCCCCACTCTGGATAAAAGATGTAAGATATGTTCTTCAAGATGATCAGATAAAACTTTTTAGATGAGTCTTTGAACAAATAAACCTGAAAAGCTTGTTGACGGTTCATTATCAACGGCAGTGAACTATACGTAAACACAGATGCAATCACGTTATATCACCTATAATCTCAGTTTTGAAACcttaacaataaacaaacagtcGCTCGGTCAAAAACTTGTCTTGACTGTCGCTCTGTTTCTCATCCTTCCTGTGTAACATCTggtaaaaataattaaaaaaaaataatctgaatgTTTCCCAGAAAAAGAAACCAACATGAACTCAAAGCACTGATTAAACACAAGACTGTCTTTAGTTTTAAACAACACACGTCAATGTGCTCACACCTCCCATTGACTGTTAGAGAGCATAGTGTAACCACAGCTCAGGAGCTTCTATTGCAAATACAACCACAGGAAACTGTATTTCAACCTTTCAATCAGGCCTAAGCGCTGCACAATTTGGAACCCACAGTAATATCATCATGTTTATGCAagttaaacatgaaaacaacagtatcaatttaaaaaaatatatatatatatgtagtgGACTGCTTGCTTTTATAGTGTTTGTTAGTTCCTGACCTTTGCGTACTATGCTCGGGTGTCCCTGGCTGACAGTTGGATGACCTCGAACAACCTTACAGCCGGCTAACCATAATGAGTGTGCACCAAGGCGGTTGGTTCACTAGAAAACCTCCCTaagcaagaaacaaaaaacacatttcctttcTTGGAGACAGCAAACATCCTCTCCTAAGTCTTCACAAACATCTTcagctttatttcttttaacAATCGGCGCGCTACTGTatacaaagaaaacataaaaaggcCAAGAGGGACTGCTTTGTTCTCATCTTAAATTTTATAGTCACGATTAACATGAAGGCTTTGAGAGAGTGCTAGGAAAAAAGAGCGAGAGAAAGTGCAAAGGAGGGGATCAAATGTGTCACGAAGAGTGTAGAGCTATGGAAAAATGATAACCCTGATTATTCTGACAGCTGTGATCATGAATATTTATCAAAATTAGCTCTTTTAGGTCCAGCCACAAAAAGGCAGCTACTTTTTTCTCTAActttttcagtgctgtgttttactTTCAATACAAtccttatttcattttttattatcCAGAGTTCAATTCCAACTCTAATTCAAACTGACCAGAGGCTGCACTTGTTCAGAATAATCTGCAATAAAACCAGAATAATTCTAAGAGACACATCCTTTTGAAAGTTAAAAGAGGAGACTTACAAGTATTTAACTCTCAGTGATCCATTTTTTTGAAGTTGCTTTGTGTAACTCAATATTCAATCTGAAATGAAGCACTGGTCAAACTGATTCTCGGTTAACTGCTATAATCTGTTTTGGTAAATCctaaactgatttttttctttgttcctcctGTCACTTCATCTCAGtagactgaaataaaaagcatgCATGAATGAAGGCAGCTGTAAATGGAACTAAACTGTTTGCTTGGTCTTTATTAAAGCCAAACATACATCAATCTGTTCTACCAGTTTTGCAAGCACAAGTGAAAGTCATTTATGCATAATTTGACTATCCACACATACAAGACACACCTGTCTTCCTGTGCATGCTGACTCTGATCCTTTCTGAGAATtggacagcagctctgagagcaTTAAGACCACAGGGGGAGGGCAAGCTCTGCACTGACAGAGCAACTCAACTAACATGGCTGTCTACACAAAGCCTAATAGCTTATCCTGCTTCTGGATGACAGAGGAATATAAATTGCATGAGAAAGCACAGCCTGAACTTGAATTATGAAAATGCAATCAGCTGGTTCCATTCTCTTTTTAAACTCATGcatgtttaaaacaaacatttatggGCTTGAAAGAAAGCACAACAGCTAACTTCAAGAGTGTATTTAATTTTCCAATTCCAGTATGAAACCAATTAAAGGCTGAAATTCACTGCAAAAAACTGTCAAGAGAGCACAcgtgcaaataaataaacacccAGTGCATTATGTTACCGTTCTGAGTAAAATCCTTCCACCCACTTATCAATGATGAGTCATTTCAGAGTTTCACTCACAGTGAAATAATGCAAGCCTTTGATGTGGGAATCGACGAGAGCGCCGACTTCTCAATATCAGTGGTAATTAGTCTACACAATCACCTTGTCAGATTCAGAGGTCAAACCTATTGGAATGATTACCATTTGTGACTGCCTTTTTTAGTCTGGATAGCTTTCAAAGATGAACTTTGCACcatgatgcaaaaaaaacaaaacaaaaactgcatcaatgaatgtctgtctctgacaggCCATTTCAGTAATCCAAAGCATTACTAATGTTCAGCAAAACGTACCCTCGAATCAAAGTTTATTCAACAGTAACAAGTTTAAAGCCTTCTGTGATTTCACTTCAGAGACATGATGAGAAACGAAAACTCATTTCATATAGGGAAAGCCACAAAGCCAGTGAGAGCAGACAGATGCTACTGTGGCATAAGATTTGAATGGCACAGGATGGGTGTGTAACTGCAAAGGCACTACACATCACTTAAACAAACACCACTAAATGGTGCAAGTGTTCACAAGTGCTTGGCTGAGCCGTGACAGTAGACAAGACGTCTGCAGCACTCAAAACGTGTCACGTTTACCTCTTATTATGCAGCAGTGCTCCTCAAATCCATGCTCCCTCTCAAGTCTAGACTTTAATGAGCTTTCCCTTTTGCAGCTTGTAGCGGACCGTGTGAGGGTTCACATTCCTCACTCTGTCCAAACTCATAAGACCTTAACCAGCTCACTGTGTGGTGCACTGCAGGGGTGCTTCATGCCTCTGTAGGTATTTGGCCCTCAAGCCCATAATCGGGTCATAGAGCAGTACCTAGTGGTTTTGGTCAGAGGTATCATAGAAGTGTGGGAGGGTTATTATCTCAGCCATCTCAAGCTCTCCCGGTTCCATGTTTCTTTATTCTCATCACCACACTGTGAAAAGCACTGTCAAGCCTGACAAGAGACCACTGATGTTTACAACTTGGATATCTCTATTCTGAAAAGGGAAAGATAGCATGGAAGTATCCAACGTGACTCTTTTGTTTATAATCTGATTAAAACTGTTCTGAGATACAAACGAAAGAACTGGGTCCAACAAGCCTACCGTTTCTGGCGAACGGAGCTTCATAGCGCGAAACCAACACTACACACACAATTTGATACAGTATCACGAGATACGGTGCAGCAGCTactttctgggttttttttttagtgctaCATCTTGCAGAACGCAATCTTTTCATCTACGAGACTTGGAGTTGACGTTGCAGTGTGCATGAAGCAAAGAAGgggttaaaacaaaaaagccaaCATTGTACAACCAACAGCACTAAACACTGTGCAGGCCCGGCCAACTTAGGCTACTTAGCTAGCTAGCAGTACTCCATAGGTACTAACCTGCACACACATGACAAGCTAACTTGGCTACATTAGCTCAAGGTACAGCCATTAGACATTTTAGTGCAGTCAATGTTGCTCAGCCTGAAGAACAACCATATTACCTTGCATAAGCGACACCATCTAAAGCTAGTATTTGCTGGCATGCATAAACTAACAACAGATAGAagactttcactttttttccaccCCAAACCGCCCAGATTGGGGCTAGTTAGCTTAAAGCTAGCACTAACGTCGGGTATTTAGCATTAACGTTACGCTTAATTTCGATGCTGCACTTTGATTGGGAAGTGTGACAGCTATCGGACCCACATGAAGCGAGATGAAAAGCCGATGTCACGCTTTGTTATCAACGTGTCTTTATTCTCGTGCCGGATGAGAAGCGCCGCTTTCCTAACAAAACCCAGACTGCTGTAACGTTTCTGACAAACCCACTCAACTCGACACTGTCACAAAGTCACTGCTAGCTCCGCTCACGGACATTTCTCACCGTAGCTTCGGCCACCGGCTACCGGCGCCCACTGTGTGCGTTCCCCAGCTGCTGCCGTGCTTGTCACACACGCAAGTGCACAAATTTAAGTTATATAGCAACATTTTGTTGTCGGTTTGCTGGCTTACCTCCGCCAAGAGCGACCTCTCTCTTGCGCTCGTGCAATCAGAGTTGCACAGATTCAGGGTTGAACGCGCACTTCTCTCGCTCGCCCTCTCTCTACATTCGCGGATGTGCATTTAGAAATGccactggtcttttttttttcctgtgcaaaATGCGGGAGattatttgttgatgtgcgtTACGGGCTGCGGAGGTACCTGCGCCGGTGCGTCCTCAGCCCCGCTACGTGGCCCGGCCAAGCTCTCGCGCGTCCCGCCGCCGTCCCGCGCTCATCCCAGGCATTCAGGCCGCTGTCTGGGCAGGCGCGCGGCGGCGTGTCTGGGTCTCCCCTCCAAACCAGACAGGGCACGGCGCGCGCGCACGCTGGGCTGAAATCACTGATTGATTAAATAATAATGAGCAGACCCTGAGGACCGTTTATCCTCTCAAAGGAAAATCCTGAAAGTGTAATtaatttattctatttttacCATCTGCTGTCATGCTGTAATATTatggtgttgtgttgtgttgtgttgtgtttttttttttttttttttaaacttttatttattttcttaaaagaTTTTAAACAGTTCTTGACGTTGGGCAAAGAGTTGACAGCtatttacaaacaaaacaaacctcagTCAGTCGAGTCAGGTAATTAACACAGAAAACCTCTTGCAAGGTTGTACTACTACATCATAGGAGTTGTGTTAAGCTGCAACCAAAAGTTTCATTAACAGTACAtctgacattattattattattattattacgccaatattattttctttaataatcaccaattaataatatataattgCCCATCATTATTCCCTTAAGGGGAATTATGAATGATGTTCAAACTGTAAAACCAGGAAATGTTCAGATTTCAGAGGCTGGTACCAGTGAATTACTGGCATTGCAGTATCCTGAATcattgttcattattttttgacctaatCTTTTATGTTCTGCCAGAATTCCTGTAATACCAGACAATCCCAGAAAACACGGTGTTGGGTTTTTAACATTAAGTGTTTTGATGATGGAAAATGATAAAAACCCTCCACAACAATTCATAGCACAAAGGTTTCAAAATTAATAACAAATCTGAATTGCAGTCACTTAAATCTCAACCATGCTTCTAAAATTTGCTTCACTAATCAATGACATTTCATCTCGACCAGCCATTTTTCAAGATACATCATCActacaaaactgaaatgttcatTCTGACATTAAAGCTACCAGTGAAAGAtaaacttttatattttttttttaaatatttttgaaatgtcatGCTGGAGCAGTTGTTAAGCAAACAGCGAACAGTGCAACTGACTGATTCTCTGCTTTGATCAAGAAGAGGACGTAATTATGAAGCGCCCTCATGTGGTGACAACTATAATTACACTAAGTTGGAAACGCTGTACAAGCGGAGGCCTCTAACAACAAGTGTGACCACTGGGAGGTAGAAAGACAATTTTATTGTTAAGTTGAGCCATTTCTGAAAAACGGGGCTTATACTGTCTCCACACAAACTAAAGACACAGCGATGACAGTAGAGAATGAGGGATCATCATCTACTTTCTGACAGGCACGTTCCAATTGACCAGGGGTGGCAATATCATTTATGAAGACAATTTGCTAGAAAGCAGTTGTATTTCAGAATTTTTTATCCATCTATCAAgtcagaacacacagagaatttAATTCAAATGCATAAACCATCTCTCGTCAGTTGTGTCTTATAGTGTGAATCCAAAgtagaggcttttttttttacagatttgaATATAGTGACACAATTTGATGAAACTTTCcaacacaacaataacagaGTATTAGCATCTATCATTCACAATTATTCATATTAACTCTTGAAGGAATCACTCTGTATCTTTGCACACATGAAGTGCTCAGGATCTGAAACAACTTAGCAAAGACAAATCTTTAGAGAATTTACTGCATTGTCAATTCTTCTCAAAAACAAAGTACTATATGTATAGGTTACCACATATGGAGCGATCAACCCCTCTCCACGTCTTTACACATGGGTGGACTTCATAAATGTATCCATCTCAGACCTCTCACTTTGTCTCCAACCATGCTACTATCAGCAGAGCCCAGTCCAGAGTTGGTCAGAGAAAGAGTgggaggaatgtgtgtgtgaagttggGAGAGTCCTTTACTGAATCCTTCAACCACCCCTTCCGCGGCCCCGTGTAATGGGTGGAGACAGCAAGAGGTGGACATGGGGTGAGATGTCATCACTGGGGTAACTGCAGCAGTGTGCCCTGTCCTGAGGGTAGGTAAGTGACGTTGCGGGAGCGTGAGAGCTGGAAAGCGATGTCCTCGGCTGCCTCCAGCTTACGCAGCTCCACCAGACCATCGCCAGCCTCCATTAGGGAGTTGGCAATGAGCAAGGCAGCTTGAGAGTCTCCCTCTGCTGAGATGATGGCAGCCTGCTTCTGTTGCTCTGCCTAAAAGGATAAAAAGATTACTCTGATTGGGCCTTGCACCTTTCTCCCCCAGAGACTCTATACAAAGTTTTGAATGCACATGTAGTCTCAGGATAACTGGGATGATCTGTATGTTAAAAATAATACCTTCTCTACAACAAAACGGGCCCTCTCAGCCTCCTGCTGGGCCACTTGTTTCATCTCAACAGCCTCTGTGAACTCCTTGCCGAAGGTCAAGTGTGTCTGAAAGAGCAAAATACAGTTGTTTCCCCCAGTTAAAATCCAACCAAAAATACAAACTGGACATTGCTGCAAAATTTGCCTACAGCTTCATACCAGCGAAACGTCATCCAAGATGAGGCCGAAGGTGGAGGCTCTTTCTGTAAGGTCC
The window above is part of the Toxotes jaculatrix isolate fToxJac2 chromosome 18, fToxJac2.pri, whole genome shotgun sequence genome. Proteins encoded here:
- the znf652 gene encoding zinc finger protein 652: MKSCQSLKEEVSVPSLGGMSQEEGRRAPVSQSYFHSPNPDLDLTGKLYKREVGGKPYSVLVDNKMAAKTSMGDQNIGQLPTQHVTPQQHQQYFREGGAGQEVGMQGSQTGNNGTSDDSEDDDNDEEEEGEDEDGEEEGFKREQIIVEVNLNNQTLHVSKGDNKTGTTAEDSERAGSDDDDDDDDEEEEEEEEDSPDEEEEEDDEEDEIESRRTRSKRARRGASSTAAPSQPRRKSLRTALSTATAGMTTRGRRKRMEPPKSMRRSTRSAPSSAGSTTTATGGKAEVEEKEMLACEKCPRVFNTRWYLEKHMNVTHRRMQICDKCGKKFVLESELALHQQTDCEKNIQCVSCNKSFKKLWSLHEHIKIVHGYAEKKFSCEICEKKFYTMAHVRKHMVAHTKDMPFTCETCGKSFKRSMSLKVHSLQHSGEKPFRCENCDERFQYKYQLRSHMSIHIGHKQFMCQWCGKDFNMKQYFDEHMKTHTGEKPFICEICGKSFTSRPNMKRHRRTHTGEKPYPCEVCGQRFRFSNMLKAHKEKCFRVTSPVVLQTSPPVPVRIFANTFSSSSSTSGPGPSTATPATTSASLGLNPTGGPMPPRGPVGHPFSHVQLQSTPSHHHPHPSTTQQHLSNTPQHTPPHPHHHLAVPPVSHLPPPPALFKSEPLNHCGHEDSSYLHHMAPPDKGPGAPQHH